Proteins encoded by one window of Tunturibacter psychrotolerans:
- a CDS encoding M20 family metallo-hydrolase has protein sequence MTHQIQINQARLISELQTLATFTHAEPVSNGTSVTRIVFSADDLRARAWLKELAAAEGFEVHDDAVGNIFIRWPGTEPELPAVATGSHTDAIPHAGMYDGTVGVLGGLEAMRALKRGGLQPRRSIELVMFTSEEPTRFGIGCLGSRLISGTLDPSRADAMQDKDEATLATVRATAGFSGSLASVQLPSNHYHAWLELHIEQGPLLEREGIPLGLVTSIAAPAGYRFTITGFGGHAGALLMPDRKDALCAAAELILSVEKHAHATGAIDTVATIGTCDVHPGAVNSVPSRVVLQLDIRDTDPARRESVMQALRRDCEELRLRRKVTITEELVNADAPAQSSPHIVELLEQTCADQKIPYKKMVSRAYHDSLFMARIAPIAMIFIPCRNGVSHRPDEYATPSDTTLGVEVLASALAKLASE, from the coding sequence TTGACACACCAGATCCAGATCAACCAGGCGCGGCTGATAAGCGAACTCCAAACCCTCGCCACCTTCACCCACGCCGAGCCCGTCAGCAACGGCACCTCCGTCACCCGCATCGTCTTCTCTGCAGATGACCTCCGCGCCCGCGCCTGGCTGAAAGAACTAGCCGCCGCCGAAGGCTTCGAAGTCCACGACGACGCTGTAGGCAACATCTTCATCCGCTGGCCGGGCACAGAGCCGGAACTCCCTGCCGTCGCCACCGGATCCCACACCGACGCCATCCCTCACGCCGGCATGTACGACGGCACCGTCGGAGTCCTCGGCGGCCTCGAAGCCATGCGAGCGCTCAAGCGCGGCGGCTTGCAACCCCGTCGCTCCATCGAGCTCGTCATGTTCACCTCCGAGGAGCCCACCCGCTTCGGCATCGGCTGTCTCGGCAGCAGACTCATCTCCGGAACTCTCGATCCCAGCCGAGCCGACGCCATGCAGGACAAAGATGAAGCGACACTAGCCACCGTTCGTGCGACCGCAGGCTTCTCCGGTTCCCTCGCCTCGGTGCAGCTTCCGTCGAACCACTACCACGCCTGGCTCGAACTCCACATCGAACAAGGCCCCCTCCTGGAACGCGAAGGCATCCCACTAGGCCTCGTCACCAGCATCGCAGCGCCCGCAGGATATCGCTTCACCATCACCGGCTTCGGCGGCCACGCAGGAGCGCTTCTGATGCCCGATCGCAAAGACGCCCTCTGTGCCGCCGCTGAACTCATTCTCTCCGTCGAGAAGCACGCCCACGCCACCGGAGCCATCGACACCGTCGCTACCATCGGCACCTGCGACGTGCATCCCGGCGCGGTCAACAGTGTTCCCAGCCGCGTCGTCCTACAACTCGACATCCGCGACACCGACCCCGCCCGCCGCGAATCCGTCATGCAAGCCCTCCGCCGCGACTGCGAAGAACTACGCCTGCGCCGCAAAGTCACAATTACCGAAGAGTTAGTCAACGCCGACGCCCCTGCACAATCCTCGCCCCATATCGTCGAACTCCTCGAACAGACCTGCGCCGACCAAAAAATCCCCTACAAAAAGATGGTCAGCCGCGCCTATCACGACTCCCTCTTCATGGCCCGCATCGCACCCATCGCCATGATCTTCATCCCGTGCCGCAACGGCGTAAGCCACAGACCGGACGAATACGCCACTCCATCGGATACCACTCTCGGGGTAGAGGTGCTTGCCTCAGCCCTTGCTAAACTAGCGTCGGAGTAA
- a CDS encoding NAD-dependent succinate-semialdehyde dehydrogenase, with protein sequence MAIESINPATGKLLRSFDPLTDEAARQKIALAAESFPTYCQVPLEHRALWMRKLAFLLEHEIEDLSTLITQEMGKPIEAAHFEILKCASVCRYYAEHAARILAPESIPTDDSYSYVRWDPIGVVLAVMPWNFPFWQVFRFLAPALMGGNVALLKHAGNVPQCALAIESLVRRAGFPRGAFQNLLLEIPQVEKVLGDERIAAVTVTGSEAAGRAIGAQAGWLIKKSVLELGGSDPFIVMPSADLDMAVEIAVRARCVNSGQSCIAAKRFIVADEIYDVFESRFVAGMEAMRVGDPMKDDTDIGPLATVRALELLEAQVNAATHAGARILTGGERMLGTGNYFEPTVLTGVPRTSAVYREEFFGPVAMLFRAKDTEEAIEIANDTPFGLSASVWTREPAEQQRFISELQCGGVFLNAIVASDPRLPFGGIKRSGYGRELSAAGMREFLNAKTVVISAATSANEPATKPYLVDTADPSLTR encoded by the coding sequence ATGGCCATCGAATCGATCAATCCCGCCACTGGTAAGCTGTTACGCAGCTTCGACCCCCTCACCGACGAAGCCGCGCGCCAGAAGATCGCTCTCGCCGCCGAATCGTTTCCCACCTACTGCCAGGTGCCGCTCGAGCATCGCGCCCTTTGGATGCGCAAGCTCGCGTTCCTTCTCGAACACGAGATCGAAGATCTCTCCACGCTCATCACCCAGGAGATGGGAAAGCCCATCGAGGCCGCACACTTCGAAATCCTCAAATGTGCCAGCGTCTGCCGTTACTACGCCGAGCACGCCGCCCGCATCCTCGCACCGGAATCCATTCCCACCGACGACAGCTACAGCTACGTGCGTTGGGATCCGATCGGCGTCGTTTTAGCCGTCATGCCGTGGAACTTCCCCTTCTGGCAGGTCTTCCGTTTCCTCGCTCCCGCACTGATGGGCGGCAACGTCGCTCTCCTCAAACATGCCGGAAATGTCCCTCAATGTGCTCTCGCCATCGAATCCCTCGTGCGTCGAGCGGGCTTCCCACGCGGCGCCTTCCAGAACCTCCTTCTCGAAATTCCTCAGGTCGAAAAAGTCCTGGGAGACGAGCGCATTGCCGCCGTCACCGTCACAGGCAGCGAGGCCGCAGGTCGAGCCATCGGCGCACAGGCCGGCTGGCTTATCAAAAAGTCCGTCCTTGAATTAGGCGGCAGCGATCCCTTCATCGTCATGCCCTCTGCCGATCTCGACATGGCCGTCGAAATCGCCGTCCGCGCCCGCTGCGTCAACAGCGGACAATCCTGCATCGCAGCCAAACGCTTCATCGTCGCCGACGAGATCTACGACGTCTTCGAATCCCGCTTCGTCGCAGGCATGGAAGCCATGCGCGTCGGCGATCCCATGAAAGACGACACCGACATCGGTCCTCTCGCGACCGTTCGCGCCCTCGAACTTCTCGAAGCACAGGTGAACGCAGCCACACACGCCGGCGCACGCATCCTCACCGGCGGCGAACGCATGCTCGGCACCGGAAACTACTTCGAACCCACCGTCCTCACTGGCGTTCCACGCACCTCCGCGGTCTATCGCGAAGAGTTCTTCGGCCCCGTCGCCATGCTCTTCCGCGCGAAAGACACCGAGGAGGCCATCGAGATCGCCAACGACACACCCTTCGGTCTCAGCGCCTCCGTCTGGACTCGCGAGCCCGCCGAACAACAGCGCTTCATCTCCGAGCTGCAGTGCGGCGGCGTCTTCCTCAACGCGATCGTCGCCAGCGACCCACGCCTCCCCTTCGGCGGCATCAAACGCTCCGGCTACGGCCGCGAGCTCTCTGCCGCAGGCATGCGCGAGTTCCTCAACGCAAAAACCGTCGTCATCTCCGCGGCAACCTCTGCGAACGAGCCCGCCACCAAACCCTATCTGGTCGACACCGCCGACCCCTCCCTCACCCGGTAG
- the hmgA gene encoding homogentisate 1,2-dioxygenase, which yields MPHLKYFSGFGNEFATEAHPGALPVGQNSPQKAPLGLYTEQLSGSPFTAPRLLNRRTWTYRIRPSVMHKPYERIANGMVRSTPFNEVETTPSQLRWDPLPLPTTSVDFVDGLTTLAGNGDLSMHSGVAIHIYAATKSMTDRFFYSADGELLFVPQLGRLTLHTELGILEITPGEIALVPRGIKFRVELLDPEARGYLLENYGAQFRLPELGAIGANGLANSRDFHTPHAAYDDRDNGTFQVVAKFQGNLWATDFGHSPLDVVAWHGNYAPCKYDLARFNCINSVSFDHPDPSIYTVLTSPSEIPGTANVDFAIFPPRWLVAEHTFRPPWFHRNFMNEFMGLVKGEYDAKAEGFVPGGASLHNCMSGHGPDAETFDRASNAELKPVKLDGTLAFMFETRFVCCPTKFAMDTAARQSEYYTCWQALKKNFKP from the coding sequence ATGCCCCATCTCAAGTACTTCAGCGGCTTCGGCAATGAGTTCGCCACCGAGGCACACCCCGGTGCCCTCCCAGTCGGTCAGAACAGCCCGCAAAAGGCCCCGCTCGGCCTCTACACCGAACAACTCAGCGGCAGCCCTTTCACCGCGCCCCGCCTGCTCAATCGCCGCACCTGGACCTACCGCATCCGCCCCTCCGTCATGCACAAACCCTACGAGCGCATCGCAAACGGCATGGTCCGCTCCACCCCCTTCAACGAAGTCGAGACGACCCCAAGCCAACTCCGCTGGGATCCTCTACCCCTGCCAACCACTTCAGTCGACTTTGTAGACGGCCTCACCACCCTCGCGGGCAACGGCGACCTCTCCATGCACTCCGGCGTCGCCATCCACATCTACGCCGCGACCAAAAGCATGACCGACCGCTTCTTCTACTCCGCCGACGGCGAACTTCTCTTCGTCCCGCAGCTCGGCCGCCTCACGCTCCACACCGAACTCGGGATCCTCGAAATCACTCCCGGGGAAATCGCCCTCGTCCCGCGCGGCATCAAATTCCGCGTCGAGCTTCTCGACCCAGAGGCTCGTGGCTATCTCCTCGAAAACTATGGCGCGCAATTTCGCCTCCCCGAACTCGGAGCAATCGGCGCCAACGGCCTCGCCAACAGCCGCGACTTCCACACCCCTCACGCCGCCTATGACGACCGCGACAACGGAACCTTCCAGGTCGTCGCAAAGTTCCAGGGCAATCTCTGGGCCACCGACTTTGGCCACTCACCACTCGACGTCGTCGCCTGGCACGGCAACTACGCGCCTTGCAAATACGACCTCGCGCGCTTCAACTGCATCAACTCCGTCAGCTTCGACCACCCCGACCCCTCTATCTACACCGTGCTCACCTCGCCCAGCGAGATTCCCGGCACCGCCAACGTCGACTTCGCCATCTTCCCCCCACGCTGGCTCGTCGCCGAACACACCTTCCGTCCACCATGGTTCCATCGCAACTTCATGAACGAGTTCATGGGTCTCGTCAAAGGCGAGTACGACGCAAAAGCCGAAGGCTTCGTTCCCGGCGGTGCCAGCCTGCATAACTGCATGAGCGGCCACGGCCCCGACGCCGAAACCTTCGACCGCGCCAGCAACGCCGAACTCAAGCCAGTCAAACTCGACGGCACCCTCGCCTTCATGTTCGAAACCCGCTTCGTCTGCTGTCCCACAAAGTTCGCGATGGACACCGCCGCCCGCCAAAGCGAGTACTACACCTGCTGGCAGGCCCTGAAGAAAAACTTCAAGCCGTAA
- a CDS encoding TonB-dependent receptor — protein sequence MSFRAVLKFVVSFLIALSPVVARAQQVGATVHGTVADPESAVIPGATVTLTPASGKALVTQSQSDGTYTLRGVGAGTYSLTVTMKGFASYVKLGVRIAAGQNLALDARMAIEEEKQEVNVNAQGGQVSVDSDNNASSTVIKGKDLDALSDDPDELSSELTALAGPAAGPNGGQIYVDGFTGGQLPPKSSIREIRINQNPFSAQYDKLGYGRVEVFTKPGTDKYHGNISVQGGDNVFNTSNPFLGESNTQPPYYTTFILGSVSGPINRFASFTVGGSHRTIQDNNIVNPSGFYASSATSLTPCLPGDLTCSYFSSYPESARAFSHPQTRSDVAPRVDFALGEKNTLTVRYQYNVNGQNNNGIGNTNLPTAGYNTEFTENTVQISDTQILSPRVINETRFEYQRDYSTQDPLSTDPTLSVQGIFTSGGSSLGTQQSTSTHLEVQNYSSIATTKNFIRFGGRLRTTNESLSSNAGSNGTFTYSYLLDPCTDPNPSIKRPSNCAIGVTVPCASANATISSYQCGLPGQYATTAINKLTVDGRVTDVGLYAEDDWKPKGNLTITYGIRLEAQNVISSAHDFSPRLSFAYGIPRSGGKSPTTVLRGGFGIFYDRFTLANYLTTLQENGFNQITSTVINPGSVCTPVPPINCGSPTSNKITTYGLGDGIRSSYTMQEAVGVDQQLGRAATMSVNYLYARGDHQYLSRNFIVANGFDQQFQSGGVYKENQLLINGSARLKKLTLFGFYSLNLAAANTSGASFFPTSNTDTKVDYGRASFAHTSFAVVGGSWQLPYGFSASPFVIAQSGTPYNLTSGLDPTGSSIYNARPFFENGDSGNCKLSSDFSATQTGSLTPVPINYCYGPTNFTFNLRASRVFGFGERSGGAANSTQGSGSGRNNGPGGGGQGGGGLRAGGPGGVRGGFGPQGSSSGHKYTFTLGAQAFNLFNVVPFGTPTSVLSSPRFGEFTTLAAGPFSSATAVRRITLQASFNF from the coding sequence ATGTCATTTCGTGCGGTTCTGAAGTTCGTTGTGTCTTTTCTCATCGCGTTGAGCCCGGTGGTTGCGCGGGCGCAGCAGGTGGGCGCTACGGTGCATGGAACGGTGGCGGATCCTGAAAGTGCTGTGATTCCTGGGGCGACGGTGACGCTTACTCCTGCCTCAGGCAAGGCGTTGGTTACGCAGTCGCAGAGCGATGGAACTTATACGCTGCGTGGGGTTGGTGCGGGAACCTATTCACTGACCGTGACGATGAAGGGGTTCGCTTCCTACGTGAAGCTCGGTGTGAGGATTGCGGCGGGGCAGAATCTGGCGCTGGACGCGCGAATGGCGATTGAGGAGGAGAAGCAGGAGGTCAACGTCAACGCGCAGGGTGGGCAGGTGAGCGTCGACTCCGACAACAATGCCAGCAGTACCGTGATTAAGGGGAAGGACCTGGACGCGCTGTCGGATGATCCTGATGAACTGTCTTCAGAGCTGACTGCGCTGGCGGGGCCGGCTGCGGGCCCGAATGGAGGACAGATTTACGTGGATGGTTTTACCGGCGGACAGCTTCCTCCGAAGTCTTCCATTCGCGAGATTCGCATCAATCAAAATCCTTTTTCGGCGCAGTATGACAAGCTCGGTTATGGGCGGGTTGAGGTTTTTACGAAGCCGGGTACGGATAAGTATCACGGCAATATCAGCGTGCAGGGTGGGGACAATGTGTTCAATACGTCGAATCCATTTTTGGGGGAGTCGAACACGCAGCCGCCGTATTACACGACCTTCATTCTGGGGAGCGTGAGCGGACCTATCAACCGGTTCGCGTCGTTCACGGTGGGTGGATCGCATCGGACGATTCAGGACAACAATATTGTGAATCCGAGCGGGTTTTATGCGAGTTCTGCGACTTCGCTTACGCCTTGTTTGCCCGGGGATCTGACGTGCTCGTATTTTTCTTCTTACCCGGAGTCGGCGCGTGCTTTTTCGCATCCGCAGACGCGCAGTGATGTGGCTCCGCGCGTTGATTTTGCGCTGGGAGAGAAGAACACACTGACGGTGCGCTATCAGTACAACGTGAACGGACAGAACAATAACGGTATTGGGAACACGAATCTTCCCACGGCGGGTTACAACACGGAGTTTACAGAGAATACGGTTCAGATCAGCGATACGCAGATTCTGAGCCCGCGCGTGATCAATGAGACGCGGTTCGAGTATCAGCGGGACTACTCGACGCAGGATCCGTTGAGCACCGATCCGACGTTGTCTGTGCAGGGAATCTTTACGTCGGGTGGATCGAGTCTGGGGACGCAGCAAAGTACCAGCACCCATCTTGAGGTGCAGAACTACAGTTCGATTGCGACGACGAAAAACTTCATTCGGTTTGGTGGGCGGCTGAGAACTACGAATGAATCTCTCTCCTCGAATGCCGGGTCGAACGGGACGTTTACTTACTCTTACTTACTGGATCCTTGTACAGATCCGAATCCCAGCATCAAGAGGCCGAGCAATTGCGCTATTGGTGTGACGGTACCGTGCGCTTCGGCGAATGCGACCATCTCGTCGTACCAGTGCGGGCTGCCGGGGCAGTATGCGACGACGGCGATCAACAAGCTGACGGTGGACGGGCGCGTGACGGATGTTGGGCTGTATGCGGAGGATGACTGGAAGCCGAAGGGGAACCTCACAATTACATACGGTATCCGGTTGGAGGCGCAGAACGTCATTAGTAGCGCGCATGACTTTTCGCCGCGTCTGTCGTTTGCTTACGGAATTCCGCGAAGTGGCGGCAAGTCGCCCACGACGGTGCTGCGAGGTGGATTCGGAATCTTTTACGATCGCTTTACGCTGGCGAATTATCTGACGACGCTGCAGGAGAATGGCTTCAACCAGATCACCTCGACGGTCATTAACCCGGGGAGCGTTTGTACGCCGGTGCCCCCTATCAACTGCGGCAGTCCGACCTCGAACAAGATTACGACTTACGGTCTTGGAGACGGGATACGGAGTTCGTACACGATGCAGGAGGCGGTTGGGGTCGATCAGCAGCTTGGGCGTGCGGCCACGATGTCGGTGAACTACCTCTATGCGCGTGGCGATCATCAGTATTTGAGCAGAAACTTCATCGTCGCCAATGGTTTCGATCAACAGTTTCAGTCTGGCGGGGTCTATAAAGAAAATCAGTTGTTGATCAATGGGAGTGCGCGATTGAAGAAGCTGACGTTGTTTGGCTTTTATTCATTGAACCTTGCGGCTGCCAATACGTCAGGAGCGTCTTTCTTTCCGACCAGCAATACGGACACGAAGGTGGACTATGGACGCGCCTCGTTTGCGCACACAAGCTTCGCGGTGGTGGGCGGGAGCTGGCAGCTTCCTTATGGGTTCTCCGCAAGCCCGTTTGTGATTGCGCAGTCCGGGACGCCTTATAACCTGACGAGCGGGCTCGATCCTACGGGTTCGTCGATTTACAACGCGCGTCCGTTTTTTGAGAATGGGGACAGCGGGAACTGCAAACTTTCGTCCGACTTCAGCGCCACGCAGACGGGTAGTTTGACGCCGGTGCCGATCAACTACTGCTACGGACCTACCAACTTCACGTTCAATCTTCGCGCTTCGCGTGTATTTGGATTCGGGGAGCGGTCTGGCGGGGCTGCAAATTCTACGCAGGGAAGTGGCTCGGGGCGCAACAATGGTCCGGGCGGTGGAGGTCAGGGCGGTGGGGGCCTTCGGGCTGGTGGGCCCGGCGGAGTTCGGGGAGGTTTCGGCCCTCAGGGATCCAGCTCGGGACATAAATATACCTTCACGCTGGGAGCGCAGGCTTTCAACCTGTTCAACGTCGTTCCTTTTGGAACGCCAACAAGCGTTTTGAGTTCGCCGCGATTTGGAGAGTTCACCACGCTGGCGGCGGGGCCGTTCAGCTCAGCAACTGCTGTGCGCCGAATTACGCTGCAGGCTTCGTTCAACTTCTAG
- a CDS encoding DUF5666 domain-containing protein, which translates to MFKITQFFGAAVLGAVISPMVALFACCGVSVAQTPTASAPAAARQIGTVKAVAGGSLTLTTDAGQEVVVSVADGARVLQLAPGSTDLKTAQTIGLADIAVGDRVLVSGKAADGAGFTASRVILMKSSDIAQKHEAEQGDWQKRGTGGIVNSVDAGSGAITVSVGAKKLIVNTSSTTKFRRYAGDSVKFEDAKPGTLAQIQVGDQLRVRGAKSDDGSSIQAEEIVSGSFKNVAGLISSIDAAKGTVTLKDLATKKTVTVLITDNSSLKALPPQAAARFAARAKGGASDAGEESHAASQTSGSPAERTGGQGRSAGADLSQLVSRLPNQTVADLKTGDAVMIVASQPDSTSSTITCVTLLSGVEPILAATPSGGPALTLSPWSLGGGDAGAQ; encoded by the coding sequence ATGTTTAAGATCACTCAGTTTTTTGGGGCGGCGGTATTGGGTGCCGTGATTTCCCCGATGGTGGCATTGTTTGCCTGTTGCGGTGTCTCGGTGGCGCAAACTCCAACAGCTTCCGCACCTGCGGCTGCGCGTCAGATTGGCACCGTGAAGGCAGTGGCGGGAGGTAGTCTGACCCTGACGACTGATGCGGGGCAGGAGGTTGTTGTCAGCGTGGCGGATGGTGCGCGGGTTCTGCAACTGGCCCCGGGTAGTACCGATTTAAAGACGGCACAGACGATTGGCTTGGCGGATATCGCGGTAGGGGATCGTGTGCTGGTGAGTGGTAAGGCGGCCGATGGCGCTGGGTTTACGGCGTCGCGCGTGATTCTGATGAAATCATCGGACATTGCGCAGAAGCATGAAGCGGAACAGGGCGACTGGCAGAAGCGCGGGACTGGTGGCATCGTGAACTCTGTGGATGCTGGCAGCGGTGCGATTACGGTGTCGGTCGGCGCGAAGAAGCTGATTGTGAATACGTCGAGTACGACGAAGTTTCGGCGATATGCGGGCGACTCGGTGAAGTTTGAAGATGCGAAGCCGGGAACGCTGGCGCAGATTCAGGTCGGAGATCAACTGCGGGTACGGGGAGCGAAGTCGGACGATGGATCGTCGATCCAGGCCGAAGAGATTGTCAGTGGGTCGTTTAAGAACGTGGCGGGGCTAATCTCGTCGATTGACGCGGCCAAGGGGACGGTGACCTTGAAGGATCTCGCCACGAAGAAGACAGTGACGGTTCTGATTACTGATAACTCGAGCCTGAAGGCGCTGCCACCGCAGGCTGCGGCGAGGTTTGCGGCGCGGGCCAAGGGCGGGGCCTCGGACGCGGGTGAGGAGTCACACGCTGCGAGCCAGACCAGTGGTTCGCCTGCGGAACGAACGGGCGGTCAGGGGCGGTCTGCTGGAGCGGATCTGTCTCAGCTGGTGAGCCGGCTGCCGAACCAGACGGTTGCGGATCTGAAGACGGGAGATGCGGTGATGATCGTCGCGTCACAGCCGGATTCGACCAGCAGCACGATTACATGTGTGACGTTGCTGTCTGGAGTGGAACCTATTCTTGCGGCAACGCCCAGTGGGGGGCCAGCGTTGACGTTGTCTCCGTGGAGTCTTGGTGGGGGCGACGCCGGCGCGCAGTAG
- the treZ gene encoding malto-oligosyltrehalose trehalohydrolase: MHEFKVWAPGAQKIGVKIGDATYPMSGPNEHGWWTASVKQAGPGTDYGFVLGDDPKAWPDPRSQWQPDGVHGLSRLYDQATFAWSDRGWDAMPLARAVIYEFHIGTFTPQGTFDSAIDRLEYLIELGITHVELMPVAAFPGGYGWGYDGASLFAVTEQYGGPDGLKRLVDACHERGLAVLLDVVYNHFGPVGNYSGKYGPYTTERHHTPWGGAINFEGEGSDEVRRFFCDNALMWMRDYHIDGLRLDAIHEYVDRSAVHFMEQLSSEVKALSKELGRRLVLIAESDLNDPRVVTPARDGGYGMDAQWSDDFHHSLFTVLSSEGEGKGYYSDFGTHEKLAKALTKNFVQDGSYSKYRRRSHGRPADDLSPHHFLGYIQNHDQVGNRAVGDRVDQTVGIDLAKVAAALVFTAPFIPMIFQGEEFAASTPFLYFADHEDPEMAKAVKNGRRGEFAAFGWNPEDIPDPEDAETFRRSKLKWDEIHQGRHEEMLDWYRRLIQLRRESVSLNDGLPGHVKARFDERGRLLVMERGAVAVMCNFGSERAEFAHPRDLPLLLASRPGVEIKEGSVILPAESVAILSGEQSRLGS; this comes from the coding sequence ATGCATGAGTTCAAGGTTTGGGCGCCGGGTGCTCAGAAGATTGGTGTGAAGATTGGCGATGCGACGTATCCGATGAGCGGTCCAAATGAGCATGGATGGTGGACGGCTTCGGTGAAGCAGGCGGGACCGGGAACGGATTATGGATTCGTATTGGGGGATGATCCCAAGGCGTGGCCTGATCCGAGGTCGCAGTGGCAGCCTGATGGAGTGCATGGACTGTCGCGTTTGTATGACCAGGCGACGTTTGCGTGGAGCGATCGGGGCTGGGATGCGATGCCGCTGGCGCGGGCTGTGATCTACGAGTTCCACATTGGAACATTTACGCCGCAGGGGACGTTCGATTCGGCGATTGATAGGCTGGAGTATCTGATTGAGCTTGGCATTACGCATGTGGAACTGATGCCGGTGGCTGCGTTTCCAGGTGGCTACGGATGGGGGTATGACGGGGCATCGTTGTTTGCGGTGACAGAACAGTATGGCGGACCGGATGGGTTGAAGCGGCTGGTGGATGCTTGTCATGAGCGCGGGCTCGCGGTTCTTCTGGATGTTGTCTACAACCACTTTGGACCTGTGGGGAACTACTCCGGAAAGTACGGACCGTACACTACGGAGAGGCATCACACTCCGTGGGGCGGGGCAATCAACTTCGAAGGCGAGGGAAGTGATGAGGTGCGGCGGTTCTTCTGCGACAACGCGCTGATGTGGATGAGGGACTATCACATCGATGGTCTGCGGCTGGATGCGATACATGAGTACGTTGACCGGTCGGCGGTCCACTTTATGGAGCAGCTGTCTTCTGAGGTGAAGGCGTTGTCGAAGGAGCTGGGAAGGCGGCTGGTTCTGATCGCCGAGAGTGATCTGAATGATCCCAGAGTTGTTACCCCTGCGAGAGATGGCGGCTACGGGATGGATGCGCAGTGGAGCGACGATTTCCATCATTCGCTGTTTACGGTGCTTTCGTCGGAGGGTGAGGGTAAGGGCTACTACTCCGATTTCGGAACGCACGAGAAGCTGGCGAAGGCGTTGACCAAGAACTTCGTGCAGGATGGCAGTTATTCGAAGTATCGAAGACGTTCGCATGGACGGCCGGCCGATGATTTGTCGCCGCATCATTTTCTGGGGTACATCCAGAATCACGACCAGGTAGGGAATCGAGCGGTTGGCGACAGGGTGGATCAGACGGTGGGAATCGACCTTGCGAAGGTGGCGGCCGCGCTGGTGTTTACGGCCCCGTTTATCCCGATGATTTTTCAAGGAGAAGAGTTCGCGGCTTCGACACCGTTTCTGTACTTCGCGGATCATGAGGATCCGGAGATGGCAAAGGCAGTAAAGAACGGTCGACGGGGCGAATTCGCTGCGTTTGGATGGAATCCGGAGGACATTCCTGATCCGGAAGATGCGGAGACGTTTCGGCGTTCGAAGCTGAAATGGGATGAGATTCACCAGGGGCGCCATGAAGAGATGCTGGATTGGTATCGCAGGCTCATTCAACTGCGGCGCGAATCTGTGTCGTTGAACGACGGATTGCCTGGGCACGTGAAGGCCAGGTTCGATGAGCGAGGTCGATTGCTTGTGATGGAGCGCGGGGCGGTGGCGGTGATGTGCAATTTTGGGTCGGAGCGGGCGGAGTTTGCTCATCCACGCGATCTCCCCTTGCTGCTTGCTTCGCGGCCGGGAGTCGAGATCAAAGAAGGCTCAGTGATTTTGCCTGCGGAGAGTGTGGCGATTCTGTCAGGGGAGCAAAGCCGCCTGGGTTCTTAG